A window of the Brachyspira suanatina genome harbors these coding sequences:
- a CDS encoding PTS sugar transporter subunit IIC, protein MEILKNILNGLLTSPVIMIGALICVGYIALKEKPVKVITGTITSMVGISLVIFGGNQFTGLFKPITEAINNNFGVSGYIMDSYAMKSATQEALGSNFGLVGYVFLIAFIVNIVLVYFGKYTKAKGVFLTGNAGIAHSQAILWLVLVYLGKGSIFSTIVSGILVGIYWAYSTTIAFDAVEKVTGGSGFTIGHNQQIGIWFFSKFAHLFGDPEKEDAEKLTLPGWLSVFNNNVVSVAVIMIIFVGAFMIPLGIDGIEKISKGTNWFIYIIMIGINFSMNMVILLTGVRMMVGELTSAFRGIQEKIVPNAIPAIDVAAILPFSPNAATLGFIFTTIGTIISMIILLVIKSPIMVLPGFVPLFFSGGPIGVVANKYGGIKSIIVCSILLGMIQTFGTVWAIKLMAYPSGVGWSGMFDFATVWPLITEGIKLIGSFIN, encoded by the coding sequence ATGGAAATATTAAAAAACATTCTTAATGGATTACTAACATCTCCTGTAATAATGATAGGTGCTTTAATATGTGTTGGATATATAGCATTAAAAGAAAAACCTGTAAAAGTAATAACAGGCACTATCACATCTATGGTAGGAATTAGCCTAGTTATATTTGGAGGAAACCAATTTACAGGATTATTCAAACCTATTACCGAAGCTATAAATAATAATTTTGGAGTATCCGGTTATATAATGGATTCTTATGCCATGAAATCAGCTACTCAAGAAGCTTTAGGATCTAATTTTGGTTTAGTTGGATACGTTTTTTTAATAGCATTTATTGTAAATATCGTATTAGTATATTTCGGTAAATATACTAAAGCAAAAGGTGTATTTTTAACTGGAAATGCTGGCATAGCTCATTCTCAAGCTATATTATGGTTAGTTTTAGTATACTTAGGAAAAGGAAGTATATTTTCTACTATTGTATCAGGAATACTAGTTGGTATATATTGGGCTTATTCTACAACTATAGCATTTGATGCTGTTGAAAAAGTAACTGGAGGATCAGGATTTACTATTGGTCATAACCAGCAGATTGGTATATGGTTCTTCTCAAAATTTGCTCATTTATTTGGAGATCCTGAAAAAGAAGATGCTGAAAAATTAACACTTCCTGGATGGCTAAGCGTATTTAATAATAATGTTGTTTCTGTAGCAGTTATAATGATAATATTTGTAGGGGCATTTATGATACCTCTTGGAATAGATGGTATAGAAAAAATTTCTAAAGGCACTAATTGGTTTATATATATAATAATGATAGGAATTAATTTCTCTATGAATATGGTTATACTTTTAACAGGTGTTAGAATGATGGTTGGAGAATTAACTTCAGCATTCAGAGGTATACAAGAAAAAATAGTTCCTAATGCAATACCTGCTATAGACGTTGCGGCAATATTACCTTTTTCTCCAAATGCCGCTACTTTAGGATTTATATTCACTACTATAGGAACTATAATATCTATGATAATACTATTAGTTATAAAAAGTCCTATAATGGTTCTTCCAGGATTTGTACCTTTATTTTTCTCAGGCGGTCCTATCGGAGTTGTTGCAAATAAATACGGCGGAATAAAATCAATTATAGTTTGTTCTATTCTTTTAGGTATGATACAAACTTTTGGTACAGTGTGGGCTATCAAACTTATGGCATATCCTAGCGGAGTTGGTTGGAGCGGTATGTTTGATTTTGCTACTGTATGGCCTTTAATTACTGAAGGAATTAAATTAATAGGAAGTTTTATAAATTAA